From a single Novipirellula caenicola genomic region:
- a CDS encoding ATP-binding protein, with the protein MILTKSAEGVLDAMANNKKLVYLMRGLPGCGKSHLARRLAAGKGVVLETDQYFYSQVGDDPASYDYSEALLPAARQWNFERFRQAIRHAATPIVVDRGNGLNLETRRYVALAYEHGYRVELAEPDSSWWLELRVLLKYQRYVDRELLDAWAERLAESTRQDHRVPAATIRHWMSHWRHDLTVDQILAWNEPNHAARPEGDDTAVNSAG; encoded by the coding sequence TTGATACTTACCAAATCCGCAGAGGGCGTTTTGGACGCGATGGCAAACAACAAAAAATTGGTCTACTTGATGCGAGGTTTGCCGGGATGTGGTAAAAGCCATCTTGCTCGGCGGTTGGCCGCGGGCAAAGGTGTCGTGCTGGAAACCGACCAGTATTTCTACTCGCAGGTCGGTGACGATCCTGCATCTTACGACTATAGCGAAGCGCTTTTGCCAGCGGCGAGGCAATGGAATTTCGAGCGATTTCGCCAAGCAATCCGTCACGCGGCTACCCCGATTGTGGTTGACCGTGGTAATGGATTGAACCTCGAGACTCGTCGCTATGTCGCATTGGCGTACGAACACGGCTATCGCGTTGAATTGGCTGAGCCGGATTCCTCATGGTGGCTCGAATTGCGGGTGTTGCTGAAGTACCAACGCTATGTCGACCGCGAATTACTCGATGCCTGGGCCGAGCGTCTTGCCGAATCCACACGTCAAGATCACCGCGTCCCCGCTGCTACGATTCGCCACTGGATGAGTCACTGGCGACACGACTTGACGGTCGATCAGATCCTTGCTTGGAACGAGCCGAATCACGCTGCGAGACCAGAGGGAGACGATACCGCGGTGAATTCGGCAGGCTAG
- a CDS encoding dockerin type I domain-containing protein produces MQRFCHAQRQKFRRSFESLEARCVLSAISLFPVADTYTRKDSNVGGSEVIEVLDFNGNDFLGYIRFDLSALNIDQVLSAELTLNKVQGIRNDTINADRFDVFGLLDLGGNTPQQWNEYALADNDLGAEYTNRFGDGLDLSRVANLDAESGADVSESVDNSVAPQRLSGNDLVAFLNDRVDDDGFVTFIARVDTGNVRGWGYGSRENADPNLRPTLTIQYSAIPQPPRQVERLNRGVVAVRRSDTEAYIGWRLFGDDPREIGFNLYRSTDGAAAVLLNASPLTRTTDFVDTTADLTKSNTYFVRAIVAGMEQPASESYELPADATVQQRISIPLQIPAPGPDYHYEANDASVGDVDGDGQYEIILKWDPSNAKDNSQSGTTGNVLLDAYRMDGTLLWRIDLGRNIRAGAHYTQFMVYDFDGDGKSEVITKTAPGTIDGSGDAVLLDADNVSDDYRNDGGYILSGPEYLTVFSGLTGQALSTVPFEPARGSVTQWGDSYGNRVDRFTAGVAYLDGARPSVVFGRGYYDAQGGGQARNEVAAYDFRDGQLSLRWHFKAGQNINDNVNSEYIGEGAHSLSIGDGDGDGRDEIIYGAAAIDDDGRGLYSTTLGHGDALHMSDMDPTRPGQEIFMVHEDPSSHQGVGGEFRDAATGELIFAIPGTGDIGRGVAADIDPNSPGYEMWASVENPKVYSAAGNPLYDMSANMFINFVVWWDADLTRELLDGTTISEWNNPGRSNFDLDPGTSRSQIFAPGASSNNGSKRTPALSADIFGDWREEVIWRRSDNTALDIYTTIIPAENRLYTLMHDTQYRVAIAWQNTGYNQPPHPSFFVGADMQEAPIPAIYYAGNVNQAPVIAPIDDKSVNVGTELRFRVTATDLDVPANELTYSLDAGSPPGSSIDPSTGLFTWTPDQQYGNQSIDVTVLVTDTGTPAKTDSATIHIDVVDPFPWHHSDAPFDVNNDGKISALDALVIVNALQRSPSSPRLPRFRDTGSPYLDVNRDGYGTALDALEVINQMGRQRQVPSPLGLAMQPLQYGWIDKDDDSDPIDALMGQGHDWIGTKFTRFIHD; encoded by the coding sequence ATGCAGAGATTTTGTCATGCACAGCGTCAGAAATTTCGTCGAAGCTTTGAGTCGCTGGAAGCACGATGTGTGCTGTCGGCCATCTCGCTGTTTCCGGTCGCGGACACCTACACTCGAAAAGACTCGAACGTGGGCGGATCCGAAGTGATCGAAGTGCTCGATTTCAACGGCAACGACTTCTTGGGATACATTCGCTTTGATCTGTCGGCATTGAATATCGATCAGGTCTTGTCTGCCGAATTGACGCTCAACAAAGTGCAAGGCATCCGCAATGACACGATCAATGCAGATCGTTTCGATGTTTTTGGATTACTCGATCTTGGTGGAAACACGCCTCAACAATGGAACGAATATGCGTTGGCGGACAACGACTTAGGCGCGGAGTACACCAACAGGTTTGGCGACGGGCTAGATCTATCGCGAGTGGCTAACTTGGACGCCGAGAGCGGAGCGGATGTTAGCGAGTCGGTCGATAACTCGGTTGCCCCTCAACGATTGTCAGGCAACGACTTGGTCGCATTTCTTAATGACCGCGTGGACGATGACGGATTCGTAACCTTCATTGCGCGGGTGGACACAGGAAATGTTCGTGGGTGGGGGTATGGTTCAAGAGAAAACGCCGATCCAAACCTCCGTCCCACGCTGACGATACAGTATTCAGCGATCCCGCAGCCGCCGCGACAAGTCGAACGGCTCAATCGAGGCGTGGTAGCCGTACGAAGATCCGACACCGAGGCCTACATCGGGTGGCGGTTGTTCGGCGATGACCCCCGTGAGATTGGTTTCAATTTGTATCGCTCGACGGATGGGGCCGCCGCAGTCTTGTTGAATGCATCCCCGCTGACTCGAACAACCGACTTCGTCGACACCACCGCCGACCTGACGAAGAGCAACACATACTTTGTACGTGCCATTGTCGCTGGAATGGAACAACCGGCAAGTGAATCGTACGAGTTGCCGGCAGACGCAACCGTGCAGCAGCGGATCAGTATCCCGCTTCAAATCCCCGCCCCTGGGCCCGACTATCACTACGAAGCCAATGATGCCAGCGTCGGAGATGTTGACGGAGACGGGCAGTATGAAATCATCTTAAAATGGGATCCCTCGAACGCCAAAGACAACTCGCAATCAGGCACGACGGGAAACGTCTTGCTCGATGCCTATCGAATGGACGGGACGTTGCTGTGGCGAATCGATTTAGGAAGGAATATCCGAGCCGGTGCGCACTATACCCAGTTCATGGTTTACGACTTTGACGGCGACGGAAAATCGGAAGTGATCACCAAGACGGCACCGGGAACGATCGACGGCTCAGGGGATGCGGTGTTGTTGGATGCGGACAACGTTTCGGACGACTATCGAAACGACGGCGGGTACATTTTGAGTGGCCCTGAATATTTGACGGTCTTCTCGGGGTTAACCGGACAAGCACTTTCGACGGTCCCGTTTGAGCCCGCGCGGGGCTCGGTGACTCAGTGGGGCGACAGCTATGGAAACCGTGTCGACCGGTTTACCGCAGGCGTTGCCTATTTGGATGGGGCACGCCCAAGCGTCGTATTCGGCCGCGGCTATTACGACGCCCAAGGTGGCGGTCAGGCACGCAACGAGGTGGCAGCGTATGATTTTCGCGACGGCCAACTTTCCCTGCGATGGCACTTCAAAGCGGGCCAAAACATCAACGACAACGTCAATTCCGAGTATATCGGCGAAGGAGCTCACTCGCTGAGCATTGGCGATGGCGATGGCGATGGACGCGATGAGATCATCTATGGCGCCGCAGCGATCGATGATGATGGCCGCGGTTTGTACTCTACCACCTTGGGTCACGGTGACGCATTGCACATGAGTGACATGGATCCCACTCGGCCTGGGCAAGAAATCTTCATGGTCCACGAAGATCCGTCGTCCCATCAGGGTGTTGGTGGCGAATTTCGTGACGCGGCAACGGGCGAATTGATCTTCGCGATCCCCGGCACCGGTGACATTGGGCGTGGCGTGGCAGCCGATATCGATCCCAACTCACCCGGCTACGAAATGTGGGCTAGCGTCGAAAACCCAAAAGTCTATAGCGCCGCAGGTAACCCACTGTACGACATGTCCGCAAATATGTTCATCAACTTTGTCGTTTGGTGGGATGCCGACCTGACTCGCGAATTGCTCGACGGAACGACGATCTCGGAATGGAACAATCCCGGGCGCTCCAACTTTGATTTGGATCCAGGCACCAGCCGAAGTCAAATTTTTGCTCCGGGTGCCTCCTCCAATAACGGATCGAAACGTACGCCCGCGTTGTCAGCAGATATTTTCGGAGATTGGCGTGAAGAGGTGATTTGGCGACGCAGTGACAACACCGCTCTCGATATTTACACCACCATCATTCCCGCTGAGAACCGGCTTTACACGTTGATGCATGACACACAGTATCGTGTGGCAATCGCTTGGCAAAACACTGGCTACAACCAACCTCCGCACCCAAGTTTCTTTGTTGGTGCCGACATGCAAGAGGCCCCGATTCCCGCGATCTATTATGCCGGAAACGTCAACCAAGCTCCTGTGATCGCTCCCATTGATGATAAGTCGGTTAATGTCGGTACCGAGCTACGTTTTCGGGTGACTGCTACGGATCTAGATGTTCCGGCAAATGAACTGACCTACAGTCTCGATGCTGGATCACCGCCTGGCTCGAGCATCGATCCATCGACAGGACTGTTTACGTGGACTCCCGATCAGCAATACGGTAACCAATCCATTGATGTGACGGTCTTGGTTACCGACACTGGAACTCCTGCAAAAACCGATTCGGCTACGATTCACATTGACGTCGTGGATCCGTTTCCTTGGCACCACAGCGATGCTCCGTTTGACGTCAACAATGACGGCAAAATTTCGGCACTCGATGCATTGGTCATTGTAAACGCATTGCAGCGGAGTCCATCATCACCACGTTTACCTCGATTCCGCGACACGGGTTCGCCGTACTTGGATGTCAACCGAGACGGCTACGGTACCGCATTGGACGCGTTAGAGGTGATCAATCAGATGGGACGGCAGCGTCAAGTCCCTTCACCGCTTGGTTTGGCCATGCAACCGCTGCAGTATGGATGGATCGATAAGGACGACGATTCCGACCCGATCGATGCACTAATGGGGCAGGGGCATGATTGGATCGGCACGAAGTTTACCCGATTCATCCATGACTAA
- a CDS encoding MBL fold metallo-hydrolase, translating to MTSWIPLGAMQLLPVSGGTLRIDGGNMFGVVPRLLWEQVAAPDEQHRIRVETNCLVVRTPNSLGLIDCGYGSKAPEKIRRRYAMQPGAPLVRNLRDHDIAPEQLDWVILTHLHFDHAGGCTYRDENHRLQPTFHRARHYVQRVEWEDGVGDVPELAGSYFKDDFVPLAEADLLQCVDSKFDIEPGVTMSLTGGHTRGHQMVKLKSQGETAIYPADLFPMMPHLQTFWTLAYDQFPMIVRRLKPSLIRDIIGHQRLMLFSHDPDVAAARLVMDESGKLRADPIMPLPH from the coding sequence ATGACGTCATGGATTCCGCTCGGAGCGATGCAGTTGTTGCCCGTTAGCGGCGGCACCTTGAGGATTGACGGTGGCAATATGTTCGGCGTCGTCCCACGGCTGCTTTGGGAACAAGTCGCAGCACCCGACGAGCAGCACCGAATTCGAGTCGAGACGAATTGTCTCGTCGTACGGACACCCAATTCACTCGGTCTGATCGATTGCGGTTACGGCAGCAAGGCACCTGAGAAAATTCGTCGTCGCTATGCGATGCAGCCGGGGGCTCCGCTGGTGCGTAATCTACGTGACCATGACATCGCACCCGAACAGCTTGATTGGGTGATTTTGACGCACTTGCATTTTGATCATGCCGGCGGATGCACCTATCGTGACGAGAATCATCGATTGCAGCCAACGTTTCACCGTGCTCGGCACTACGTCCAGCGAGTCGAGTGGGAGGACGGTGTGGGGGACGTCCCCGAATTGGCTGGATCCTATTTCAAAGATGACTTCGTGCCGTTGGCGGAAGCCGATTTGCTGCAGTGCGTCGATAGCAAATTCGATATCGAACCCGGAGTCACGATGTCACTGACCGGGGGACACACTCGCGGCCATCAAATGGTCAAGCTGAAGTCGCAGGGAGAAACGGCCATTTACCCCGCCGATCTGTTCCCGATGATGCCGCATCTGCAAACATTTTGGACCTTGGCGTATGACCAATTCCCCATGATCGTTCGGCGTCTGAAACCGAGTCTCATCCGTGACATCATTGGGCACCAACGTTTGATGCTGTTTTCTCACGATCCGGATGTCGCGGCGGCGCGGTTAGTCATGGATGAATCGGGTAAACTTCGTGCCGATCCAATCATGCCCCTGCCCCATTAG
- a CDS encoding PAS domain S-box protein: protein MSPAEFASLADRFSEAALLLSRDGTVLAVNRPCLRLPIAHAPMVGRRLTELSCSPEDDVNRYLRDCARNRDSVIGVLKFETTQGENVAFRCDGALLHHDPDGGNTQLMIKLVPREQSTTHFAVLNQKLTDLNEEMRRRQQLQQQLLAQGESLRVTLASIGDGVIVSDTNGLVTFINPIAEKLTGWQQDHAVGQPVEQVFKIVDETTRRPQQNPASRALRERRIVGLANHSVLISRDSSERPIDDSAAPIQDGEGDILGVVLVFRDVSERRAAEIEQGRLAALVDSSEDAILGLTFSGVVTDWNAGAEKLFGFAAEETVGQSIFATIAPAEAKEEVLETLRRVQQGERVEPFEAIRLRKNGQVVPVEIRISPIRDSEGNVVGASAIDRDISQQKAAELRRNARMAVAQVIADQKDDAQAIKKILAVLGSTLNWDAVCFWSPDSDPTQLKLTHAWCSHDSDLAAKSDDSSSRTCQLGSGIAGHVAQSGDPLWISDIASDERFGHDSSAMQIGSHAVLAYPVRIDGASFGVIVLHSSEVRPSDEELIEMMGTVVSQLGQFLERCHAERKLRLSQQELVTSEERLRLALDAGRMGSWEWKIPSGTVIWSSTLEKIHGIPEGSFDGSFETFQRDIYPEDRDRVLNTIQSTVRQGHLHHLEYRIVWPDGSVHWLESRGSVFRDDAGNPVRMIGVCSDITERKHLEQTLRFLAESSKSLSTLVDYKSTLQKIASLSVPDFADWCTVDMLEAEGAVQRLAVAHADPSKVMLAEELHRRYPPDADAEYGVMKVLRTGEAELVPEIPDSLLQTAAQNDEHLAMLRQLSLASYMCVPLRVKEKVLGVVTFVGAESGRRYSETDLAMAADLAHRAAIAIQNALLYQQVREADRRKDEFLAMLAHELRNPLAPIRSGLDLLAMDSAGHREIVELMQDQVEHVVRLVDDLLDVSRIMRGKVELRKETVKLADLIKRSVHAVQSTVESRHQKLNVHVAADPMHVHVDPVRIVQVIENLLTNASKYMDSGGKIDLTVQRDENMAVITVRDTGVGIEKELLPQVFDLFTQSSRSLDRSQGGLGIGLTLVQRLVEMHSGSVSAHSEGLGHGSTFVVHLPLVEAAGNSPILLNEDDAVAACRVSVVDDNRSAAWLLKALLKKVGDHEVETASDGPTLLARINEFQPQVVFLDIGLPGMDGHQVAKAIRTQPDLDDVLLVALTGYGQEEDRKNSRAAGFDLHLVKPPSVTQIKSVFSHPKLAAHNAKRS from the coding sequence ATGTCACCCGCAGAATTTGCTTCTCTCGCCGATCGATTTTCCGAAGCGGCTTTGCTGCTCTCGCGCGATGGCACCGTGCTGGCGGTAAACCGTCCATGTCTTCGTTTGCCGATTGCCCACGCGCCGATGGTTGGGCGGCGATTGACGGAATTGTCCTGTTCCCCCGAAGACGATGTGAATCGCTATCTACGCGATTGTGCACGCAACCGTGATTCGGTCATTGGCGTTTTGAAATTTGAAACGACGCAAGGCGAAAATGTGGCGTTTCGCTGCGACGGGGCACTGCTGCATCATGATCCCGATGGCGGCAACACCCAGTTGATGATCAAATTGGTGCCGCGTGAACAATCAACAACGCATTTCGCGGTTCTAAATCAAAAACTAACCGATTTAAACGAAGAGATGCGGCGACGCCAACAGTTGCAACAGCAATTGTTGGCACAGGGCGAATCGTTGCGAGTGACGTTGGCAAGTATTGGCGACGGCGTGATCGTCTCGGACACCAATGGGTTGGTCACCTTCATCAACCCGATCGCTGAAAAGTTAACCGGTTGGCAACAAGATCATGCGGTCGGCCAGCCGGTGGAACAAGTTTTCAAGATCGTCGACGAAACGACCCGTCGACCTCAGCAAAACCCGGCTTCTCGCGCGCTGCGTGAACGCAGGATCGTCGGGCTTGCCAATCACAGCGTTTTGATCAGCCGGGATTCCAGTGAACGGCCGATCGACGATAGTGCTGCTCCGATCCAAGATGGCGAGGGTGACATTTTAGGAGTCGTGCTGGTCTTTCGCGATGTGTCCGAGCGACGCGCCGCAGAGATCGAGCAGGGTCGATTGGCGGCACTGGTCGATTCGTCCGAAGATGCGATCCTGGGCTTGACCTTCTCGGGTGTCGTTACCGACTGGAACGCCGGAGCGGAAAAACTGTTCGGTTTTGCTGCCGAAGAGACCGTGGGCCAATCGATCTTCGCTACGATCGCGCCAGCGGAAGCGAAAGAAGAGGTCTTGGAAACGCTTCGGCGTGTCCAGCAAGGCGAACGTGTCGAGCCGTTCGAGGCGATTCGGTTGCGGAAAAATGGACAAGTGGTCCCTGTAGAGATTCGTATCTCGCCGATCCGCGATAGTGAGGGAAATGTCGTGGGCGCGTCGGCAATCGACCGTGACATTTCTCAACAGAAGGCTGCCGAACTGCGGCGTAACGCGCGGATGGCGGTGGCCCAGGTGATTGCCGACCAAAAAGATGACGCGCAGGCGATCAAAAAAATCCTGGCCGTTTTGGGCAGTACGTTGAACTGGGATGCCGTTTGCTTTTGGAGTCCCGACTCGGATCCCACCCAATTGAAACTAACTCATGCCTGGTGTTCGCACGACTCGGATCTCGCAGCGAAGTCGGACGACTCGTCCTCGCGGACGTGCCAACTTGGTAGCGGAATTGCAGGCCATGTCGCGCAAAGCGGTGACCCGTTGTGGATTTCCGATATCGCCAGCGATGAGCGATTTGGTCACGATTCTTCCGCTATGCAGATCGGTTCACACGCCGTATTGGCGTATCCTGTTCGGATCGATGGGGCCTCCTTTGGCGTCATCGTGTTGCACAGCAGCGAAGTGAGACCTTCGGACGAAGAACTGATCGAGATGATGGGAACCGTCGTTTCCCAGTTGGGGCAATTTCTAGAGCGGTGTCATGCCGAGCGGAAACTTCGTCTCAGCCAGCAGGAGTTGGTCACCAGCGAAGAACGTCTTCGGCTCGCCCTGGATGCAGGACGGATGGGCAGCTGGGAATGGAAAATCCCTAGCGGCACGGTGATTTGGTCATCGACGCTGGAAAAGATCCACGGCATCCCCGAAGGAAGTTTCGATGGCTCGTTCGAGACCTTTCAGCGGGATATCTATCCCGAGGATCGAGACCGCGTCTTGAACACGATTCAAAGCACCGTTCGGCAAGGCCATTTGCATCATCTCGAGTACCGAATCGTATGGCCCGATGGCAGCGTTCACTGGCTCGAGTCTCGTGGCAGTGTGTTTCGCGACGACGCGGGAAACCCGGTTCGCATGATTGGTGTCTGTTCGGACATCACCGAACGCAAGCATCTAGAACAGACGCTTCGGTTTTTGGCCGAGTCGAGTAAGTCGTTGTCAACTTTAGTCGATTACAAATCGACGCTACAGAAAATTGCCAGCCTGTCGGTTCCCGATTTTGCGGATTGGTGTACCGTTGATATGCTCGAAGCCGAAGGGGCGGTACAGCGTTTGGCAGTCGCGCATGCGGATCCAAGCAAGGTGATGCTCGCCGAAGAACTGCATCGACGTTACCCGCCTGACGCGGATGCCGAATACGGAGTGATGAAGGTGCTGCGGACGGGCGAGGCCGAATTGGTACCAGAGATCCCGGATTCGCTGTTGCAAACCGCTGCCCAAAACGACGAGCATTTGGCGATGCTGCGTCAACTATCGTTGGCGTCCTACATGTGCGTGCCGCTGCGGGTCAAGGAGAAAGTGTTAGGCGTAGTGACTTTCGTCGGCGCCGAATCCGGTCGTCGCTATAGCGAAACGGACTTGGCCATGGCAGCCGACTTGGCCCACCGTGCGGCGATCGCGATTCAGAACGCGCTGCTGTACCAACAGGTTCGCGAGGCTGATCGCCGCAAAGACGAGTTCCTGGCGATGCTGGCTCATGAATTGCGAAATCCACTCGCGCCGATTCGCAGCGGACTTGATCTGTTGGCCATGGACTCGGCTGGTCATCGCGAGATCGTTGAATTGATGCAGGATCAAGTCGAACATGTGGTGCGATTGGTCGACGATTTGTTGGACGTCTCGCGGATCATGCGAGGCAAAGTGGAACTTCGCAAAGAAACGGTGAAGCTGGCGGATCTGATCAAACGCTCGGTCCATGCGGTCCAGTCTACGGTCGAAAGTCGGCATCAAAAATTGAACGTGCATGTCGCTGCCGATCCGATGCACGTCCATGTCGATCCCGTACGAATTGTCCAGGTGATCGAAAACTTGTTGACCAACGCGTCGAAATACATGGATTCCGGAGGCAAGATTGATTTGACCGTCCAGCGTGATGAAAACATGGCGGTGATCACCGTGCGAGATACCGGAGTGGGGATCGAAAAAGAACTCTTGCCGCAAGTCTTTGACTTGTTCACTCAGTCCTCGCGGTCACTTGATCGGTCGCAAGGCGGTTTGGGAATCGGCTTGACGCTCGTGCAGCGGCTTGTCGAAATGCACTCGGGATCGGTTTCCGCTCACAGTGAAGGACTCGGCCACGGCAGCACCTTCGTGGTGCATCTGCCGCTTGTCGAAGCCGCCGGAAACTCCCCAATCCTGCTCAACGAAGATGACGCGGTCGCGGCGTGTCGCGTTAGTGTTGTCGATGACAACCGATCGGCAGCTTGGTTGTTGAAGGCGCTACTAAAGAAAGTCGGCGATCACGAAGTCGAAACCGCATCGGACGGACCGACGCTGTTGGCGCGAATCAACGAATTCCAGCCGCAAGTCGTGTTTTTGGACATCGGACTGCCTGGCATGGACGGTCACCAAGTCGCCAAAGCAATACGAACGCAACCCGATTTGGATGACGTGCTGCTGGTGGCACTAACCGGGTACGGTCAAGAAGAAGATCGTAAAAACTCGCGTGCCGCCGGGTTTGACTTGCATCTTGTCAAACCGCCGTCGGTGACTCAAATCAAAAGCGTGTTCTCGCACCCAAAGCTAGCAGCGCACAACGCCAAACGCTCCTAG
- a CDS encoding acetyl-CoA C-acyltransferase has product MGDAFILSACRTPMGRFQGELATLPATALGAIVVREAVARSRLSVGSVNEVILGQVLTAGVGQAPARQAAIHAGLQPSVAALTINKVCGSGLKAVILAAQAIQCGDADVVVAGGMESMSRAGWVLPRDSPKVGDRSLLDSLTHDGLTCTFSGSAMGEIADQLAETAGISRSEQDLYALQSHQRALRAMDAGDFAAETVPVVVSKPSGDMTVLHDSGPRRDVTLERLSALQPAFLPQGTVTAGNASMISDGAAAVVVGNRSASERSGHRALCRIVASATSGSDPSQLFVTPVEAILNVVRKSGHSLSDIDLFEINEAFAVQMLACLSQLAIPVDRVNVNGGAISLGHPIGASGARVLVTLIHALQARGGRLGVAALCLGGGNAVAMLVDTEVAT; this is encoded by the coding sequence ATGGGGGACGCCTTTATTTTGTCGGCCTGCCGAACGCCAATGGGGCGCTTCCAAGGCGAGTTGGCGACATTGCCAGCGACGGCGCTGGGGGCAATCGTGGTGCGTGAAGCGGTCGCACGGTCGCGTTTGTCGGTCGGGTCGGTCAACGAAGTCATTCTCGGTCAAGTATTGACGGCCGGCGTCGGCCAAGCCCCGGCGCGTCAAGCGGCGATTCACGCCGGCCTGCAACCTTCGGTCGCCGCGTTGACCATCAATAAAGTGTGCGGTTCGGGGCTGAAAGCGGTCATCTTGGCGGCCCAGGCAATCCAGTGCGGTGATGCCGATGTGGTGGTGGCCGGCGGAATGGAAAGCATGAGTCGGGCGGGCTGGGTATTGCCTCGCGACTCGCCAAAGGTAGGCGATCGCAGCCTGCTCGATTCGCTCACCCACGATGGGTTGACGTGCACGTTTAGCGGTAGCGCCATGGGAGAGATCGCGGACCAGTTGGCGGAAACCGCAGGGATCTCACGCAGCGAACAAGATCTGTATGCATTGCAAAGTCATCAACGTGCACTGCGAGCAATGGATGCAGGGGATTTTGCGGCAGAAACGGTGCCCGTGGTCGTTTCCAAACCGTCAGGCGACATGACGGTGCTACACGACTCAGGCCCACGCCGTGACGTCACGCTTGAGCGTCTGTCGGCGCTACAGCCGGCCTTTCTTCCGCAGGGGACCGTGACCGCTGGGAATGCCTCGATGATCAGCGACGGTGCCGCCGCGGTGGTCGTTGGAAATCGATCCGCCAGCGAGCGGTCGGGCCACCGGGCGCTTTGCCGCATCGTTGCATCGGCCACCTCGGGCAGCGACCCTTCGCAATTGTTTGTGACTCCGGTCGAGGCGATCTTGAACGTCGTCCGCAAATCAGGTCATTCGCTAAGCGATATCGATCTGTTTGAAATCAACGAAGCGTTCGCCGTCCAGATGCTGGCGTGTCTCAGCCAGCTTGCAATCCCGGTGGACCGAGTCAACGTAAACGGCGGCGCCATTTCACTGGGCCATCCGATTGGCGCGAGCGGGGCGAGGGTATTGGTGACGCTCATTCATGCATTGCAGGCTCGCGGAGGACGGTTGGGAGTCGCAGCACTCTGTTTAGGCGGAGGCAACGCGGTGGCGATGCTGGTCGATACCGAGGTGGCGACATGA
- a CDS encoding methanogen output domain 1-containing protein — protein MSDPALNELPIIQDLSLPLERDVFLRTLIRELSGTLQDVVGLDEASGFISIVGQRVGDQINEDYRTALSVDQLDRHQVAEVLVDLKRRIQGDFYVVHEDDDKIVLKNRSCPFAEKVIGRPSLCMMTSNVFGVIASENLGYAKVVIEEAIARGDAGCTIVVHLRPTANAMAADGREYLKA, from the coding sequence ATGTCGGACCCCGCGTTGAACGAATTGCCCATCATTCAAGACTTATCACTTCCGCTTGAGCGAGACGTGTTTTTGCGGACGCTGATCCGCGAATTGTCCGGGACGCTGCAAGATGTCGTCGGTCTGGACGAGGCGTCTGGATTTATCAGCATCGTGGGCCAACGTGTGGGCGATCAGATCAACGAAGATTACCGGACCGCGCTCAGCGTCGATCAGCTCGATCGTCACCAGGTGGCCGAGGTCTTGGTCGATCTGAAACGCCGAATCCAAGGCGATTTCTACGTCGTTCATGAAGACGATGACAAAATCGTCCTCAAGAACCGCAGCTGCCCGTTTGCAGAGAAAGTGATCGGTCGCCCGTCGCTGTGTATGATGACGTCGAATGTTTTTGGGGTGATTGCATCGGAAAATCTTGGTTATGCCAAGGTCGTCATCGAAGAAGCGATCGCGCGCGGGGACGCCGGTTGCACGATTGTGGTTCATCTGCGGCCGACCGCAAACGCCATGGCGGCGGACGGTCGTGAGTATCTAAAAGCCTAA